A single region of the Oreochromis niloticus isolate F11D_XX linkage group LG19, O_niloticus_UMD_NMBU, whole genome shotgun sequence genome encodes:
- the cfap99 gene encoding cilia- and flagella-associated protein 99 isoform X1 yields the protein MSFISSPVGLSIPGRTVCSLISQCVSFAYINSLFVGFSSGFKMASNYASLVKEAVQLLDSFRASRQCLDDFTEDAMKDLQDMDMLQRKFILDVVSGCVEQKKLLDVVINAFYGQHVKSVSRGERSQFVVICYLATFLLDDLGLQCFSSIVKSLDIKKMHMFLGFFFSNLTTWIQDEWNNIYDAAFVEKHWIGPLLRWRPEIDILMDQLAVKISQGNLLKKAATKTTEPQEFALTKPKPRPLPMPELIPQQKKCKPVPSSTYKAPKEMQIIEENKQKNHQKAQELLYEANIKQFRCGNPQKSEHTKRVMSKIEEDLDSRLKPNSFHSRGASSSNKAVSYPIKLNNAAILRKEALYKRWVEEEVQRIERLVQGERDPSSFLQWQKEMREKDLQEQLPKIERRHLEACISEQEAALARKRIMERNQKAAQLKKEETAQLMQRYAEKRLQEEKEIRDLVQQVADGHKNSKAAKEKLQKLKQSIVKEVSEQNQELLRQALEEAEAEMSRKFEVIREIHCVESLPRMNFKKFDDTDTVGHELLGEMSLYETKERLARLKNKQQAEQEEKRKLILEEKQKQKQQLVEKLDAISFHSSALAQATAIRKAERKAEKEFIQQVVAQDETVLALKKMLEEKKQERQKLKQTESKVKAPEQTGGHTGTQSQASVKSWEELEQSLTRLVENFS from the exons ATGTCTTTCATTAGCAGCCCGGTTGGCTTGTCTATCCCAGGGAGAACTGTTTGTTCTCTCATCTCTCAATGCGTGAGCTTTGCTTATATAAACAGTTTATTTGTGGGCTTTTCTAGTGGATTTAAGATGGCATCAAACTATGCATCACTTGTGAAGGAAGCCGTTCAGCTCCTCGACAGCTTTAGAGCTAGCAGACAGTGTTTGGATGACTTCACAGAAGATGCTATGAAGGATCTGCAG GACATGGACATGCTGCAGAGGAAGTTCATTCTAGATGTTGTTTCCGGATGTGTTGAACAAAAGAAGTTGCTGGATGTAGTCATCAATGCCTTCTATGGCCAGCATGTAAAATCAGTGTCCAGAGGTGAACGCAGCCAGTTTGTTG TTATCTGTTACCTGGCCACATTTCTTCTTGATGACCTCGGGCTTCAGTGTTTTAGCAGCATTGTTAAATCTCTGGACATCAAGAAAATGCACATG tttttaGGTTTCTTCTTCTCAAACCTCACCACGTGGATACAGGATGAGTGGAACAACATCTATGATGCTGCCTTTGTGGAGAAACACTGGATTGGGCCTCTACTCAG GTGGCGCCCTGAGATAGATATTCTCATGGACCAGCTTGCAGTCAAGATCTCTCAAGGGAATCTGCTCAAGAAAGCTGCAACCAAAACCACTGAGCCCCAGGAGTTCGCCCTCACCAAACCTAAACCGCGGCCTCTACCCATGCCCGAGCTCATCCCACAGCAGAAGAAATGCAAACCA GTACCAAGCAGCACCTACAAGGCTCCAAAGGAGATGCAGATAATAGAGGAGAATAAACAGAAGAACCATCAAAAGGCTCAG GAGCTTCTGTATGAAGCAAATATCAAACAGTTCAGATGTGGAAATCCACAGAAGTCTGAGCACAcaaag AGAGTGATGTCCAAGATTGAGGAAGACTTGGATTCAAGGCTCAAGCCTAATTCCTTTCATTCCCGTGGAGCTTCTTCTAGTAATAAG GCGGTCAGCTATCCAATCAAACTCAACAATGCAGCTATTCTAAGGAAGGAGGCACTGTATAAGCGttgggtggaggaggaggtcCAGAG AATTGAGCGGCTGGTGCAAGGGGAGCGCGATCCTTCATCTTTCCTGCAGTGGCAAAAGGAGATGCGTGAGAAGGACCTTCAGGAGCAGTTGCCCAAGATTGAGCGCCGACACCTGGAGGCATGCATCAGTGAACAGGAGGCAGCTCTGGCCCGCAAACGTATAATGGAGCGCAATCAGAAGGCTGCGCAGCTGAAGAAAGAAGAG ACAGCTCAGCTGATGCAAAGATATGCTGAGAAAAGGTTGCAAGAGGAAAAGGAAATAAGGGATCTGGTGCAACAAGTGGCAGATGGCCACAAGAATTCAAAGGCAGCTAAAGAGAAGTTACAGAAGCTGAAGCAAAGCATAG TGAAAGAAGTCTCCGAACAGAACCAGGAGCTGCTTCGTCAAGCATTGGAGGAAGCAGAGGCAGAGATGAGCCGCAAATTTGAAGTCATCCGAGAAATTCACTGCGTTGAGTCGCTTCCTCGCATGAATTTCAAGAAATTTGATGACACAGAC ACTGTAGGCCATGAGCTGCTGGGAGAAATGTCGCTGTATGAGACAAAGGAGCGGCTGGCCCGTCTGAAGAACAAGCAGCAAGCAGAGCAGGAGGAGAAACGAAAGCTCATCCTGGAGGAGAAGCAGAAACAGAAGCAGCAGCTGGTGGAGAAGCTGGATGCCATCAGCTTCCACAGCAGCGCCCTGGCACAAGCTACGGCCATCAG GAAAGCGGAGAGGAAAGCCGAGAAGGAATTCATTCAGCAGGTGGTGGCTCAGGATGAGACGGTTTTAGCTCTGAAGAAGATGCTTGAAGAGAAAAAGCAAGAACGTCAAAAGCTCAAGCAAACTGAAAGCAAAGTCAAAGCCCCTGAAcagacaggaggacacacaggGACACAGAGCCAG GCGAGTGTGAAAAGCTGGGAGGAGCTGGAGCAGAGCTTAACGCGCCTTGTAGAGAATTTTTCTTGA
- the cfap99 gene encoding cilia- and flagella-associated protein 99 isoform X2, whose product MSFISSPVGLSIPGRTVCSLISQCVSFAYINSLFVGFSSGFKMASNYASLVKEAVQLLDSFRASRQCLDDFTEDAMKDLQDMDMLQRKFILDVVSGCVEQKKLLDVVINAFYGQHVKSVSRGERSQFVVICYLATFLLDDLGLQCFSSIVKSLDIKKMHMFLGFFFSNLTTWIQDEWNNIYDAAFVEKHWIGPLLRWRPEIDILMDQLAVKISQGNLLKKAATKTTEPQEFALTKPKPRPLPMPELIPQQKKCKPVPSSTYKAPKEMQIIEENKQKNHQKAQRVMSKIEEDLDSRLKPNSFHSRGASSSNKAVSYPIKLNNAAILRKEALYKRWVEEEVQRIERLVQGERDPSSFLQWQKEMREKDLQEQLPKIERRHLEACISEQEAALARKRIMERNQKAAQLKKEETAQLMQRYAEKRLQEEKEIRDLVQQVADGHKNSKAAKEKLQKLKQSIVKEVSEQNQELLRQALEEAEAEMSRKFEVIREIHCVESLPRMNFKKFDDTDTVGHELLGEMSLYETKERLARLKNKQQAEQEEKRKLILEEKQKQKQQLVEKLDAISFHSSALAQATAIRKAERKAEKEFIQQVVAQDETVLALKKMLEEKKQERQKLKQTESKVKAPEQTGGHTGTQSQASVKSWEELEQSLTRLVENFS is encoded by the exons ATGTCTTTCATTAGCAGCCCGGTTGGCTTGTCTATCCCAGGGAGAACTGTTTGTTCTCTCATCTCTCAATGCGTGAGCTTTGCTTATATAAACAGTTTATTTGTGGGCTTTTCTAGTGGATTTAAGATGGCATCAAACTATGCATCACTTGTGAAGGAAGCCGTTCAGCTCCTCGACAGCTTTAGAGCTAGCAGACAGTGTTTGGATGACTTCACAGAAGATGCTATGAAGGATCTGCAG GACATGGACATGCTGCAGAGGAAGTTCATTCTAGATGTTGTTTCCGGATGTGTTGAACAAAAGAAGTTGCTGGATGTAGTCATCAATGCCTTCTATGGCCAGCATGTAAAATCAGTGTCCAGAGGTGAACGCAGCCAGTTTGTTG TTATCTGTTACCTGGCCACATTTCTTCTTGATGACCTCGGGCTTCAGTGTTTTAGCAGCATTGTTAAATCTCTGGACATCAAGAAAATGCACATG tttttaGGTTTCTTCTTCTCAAACCTCACCACGTGGATACAGGATGAGTGGAACAACATCTATGATGCTGCCTTTGTGGAGAAACACTGGATTGGGCCTCTACTCAG GTGGCGCCCTGAGATAGATATTCTCATGGACCAGCTTGCAGTCAAGATCTCTCAAGGGAATCTGCTCAAGAAAGCTGCAACCAAAACCACTGAGCCCCAGGAGTTCGCCCTCACCAAACCTAAACCGCGGCCTCTACCCATGCCCGAGCTCATCCCACAGCAGAAGAAATGCAAACCA GTACCAAGCAGCACCTACAAGGCTCCAAAGGAGATGCAGATAATAGAGGAGAATAAACAGAAGAACCATCAAAAGGCTCAG AGAGTGATGTCCAAGATTGAGGAAGACTTGGATTCAAGGCTCAAGCCTAATTCCTTTCATTCCCGTGGAGCTTCTTCTAGTAATAAG GCGGTCAGCTATCCAATCAAACTCAACAATGCAGCTATTCTAAGGAAGGAGGCACTGTATAAGCGttgggtggaggaggaggtcCAGAG AATTGAGCGGCTGGTGCAAGGGGAGCGCGATCCTTCATCTTTCCTGCAGTGGCAAAAGGAGATGCGTGAGAAGGACCTTCAGGAGCAGTTGCCCAAGATTGAGCGCCGACACCTGGAGGCATGCATCAGTGAACAGGAGGCAGCTCTGGCCCGCAAACGTATAATGGAGCGCAATCAGAAGGCTGCGCAGCTGAAGAAAGAAGAG ACAGCTCAGCTGATGCAAAGATATGCTGAGAAAAGGTTGCAAGAGGAAAAGGAAATAAGGGATCTGGTGCAACAAGTGGCAGATGGCCACAAGAATTCAAAGGCAGCTAAAGAGAAGTTACAGAAGCTGAAGCAAAGCATAG TGAAAGAAGTCTCCGAACAGAACCAGGAGCTGCTTCGTCAAGCATTGGAGGAAGCAGAGGCAGAGATGAGCCGCAAATTTGAAGTCATCCGAGAAATTCACTGCGTTGAGTCGCTTCCTCGCATGAATTTCAAGAAATTTGATGACACAGAC ACTGTAGGCCATGAGCTGCTGGGAGAAATGTCGCTGTATGAGACAAAGGAGCGGCTGGCCCGTCTGAAGAACAAGCAGCAAGCAGAGCAGGAGGAGAAACGAAAGCTCATCCTGGAGGAGAAGCAGAAACAGAAGCAGCAGCTGGTGGAGAAGCTGGATGCCATCAGCTTCCACAGCAGCGCCCTGGCACAAGCTACGGCCATCAG GAAAGCGGAGAGGAAAGCCGAGAAGGAATTCATTCAGCAGGTGGTGGCTCAGGATGAGACGGTTTTAGCTCTGAAGAAGATGCTTGAAGAGAAAAAGCAAGAACGTCAAAAGCTCAAGCAAACTGAAAGCAAAGTCAAAGCCCCTGAAcagacaggaggacacacaggGACACAGAGCCAG GCGAGTGTGAAAAGCTGGGAGGAGCTGGAGCAGAGCTTAACGCGCCTTGTAGAGAATTTTTCTTGA
- the cfap99 gene encoding cilia- and flagella-associated protein 99 isoform X3: protein MASNYASLVKEAVQLLDSFRASRQCLDDFTEDAMKDLQDMDMLQRKFILDVVSGCVEQKKLLDVVINAFYGQHVKSVSRGERSQFVVICYLATFLLDDLGLQCFSSIVKSLDIKKMHMFLGFFFSNLTTWIQDEWNNIYDAAFVEKHWIGPLLRWRPEIDILMDQLAVKISQGNLLKKAATKTTEPQEFALTKPKPRPLPMPELIPQQKKCKPVPSSTYKAPKEMQIIEENKQKNHQKAQELLYEANIKQFRCGNPQKSEHTKRVMSKIEEDLDSRLKPNSFHSRGASSSNKAVSYPIKLNNAAILRKEALYKRWVEEEVQRIERLVQGERDPSSFLQWQKEMREKDLQEQLPKIERRHLEACISEQEAALARKRIMERNQKAAQLKKEETAQLMQRYAEKRLQEEKEIRDLVQQVADGHKNSKAAKEKLQKLKQSIVKEVSEQNQELLRQALEEAEAEMSRKFEVIREIHCVESLPRMNFKKFDDTDTVGHELLGEMSLYETKERLARLKNKQQAEQEEKRKLILEEKQKQKQQLVEKLDAISFHSSALAQATAIRKAERKAEKEFIQQVVAQDETVLALKKMLEEKKQERQKLKQTESKVKAPEQTGGHTGTQSQASVKSWEELEQSLTRLVENFS, encoded by the exons ATGGCATCAAACTATGCATCACTTGTGAAGGAAGCCGTTCAGCTCCTCGACAGCTTTAGAGCTAGCAGACAGTGTTTGGATGACTTCACAGAAGATGCTATGAAGGATCTGCAG GACATGGACATGCTGCAGAGGAAGTTCATTCTAGATGTTGTTTCCGGATGTGTTGAACAAAAGAAGTTGCTGGATGTAGTCATCAATGCCTTCTATGGCCAGCATGTAAAATCAGTGTCCAGAGGTGAACGCAGCCAGTTTGTTG TTATCTGTTACCTGGCCACATTTCTTCTTGATGACCTCGGGCTTCAGTGTTTTAGCAGCATTGTTAAATCTCTGGACATCAAGAAAATGCACATG tttttaGGTTTCTTCTTCTCAAACCTCACCACGTGGATACAGGATGAGTGGAACAACATCTATGATGCTGCCTTTGTGGAGAAACACTGGATTGGGCCTCTACTCAG GTGGCGCCCTGAGATAGATATTCTCATGGACCAGCTTGCAGTCAAGATCTCTCAAGGGAATCTGCTCAAGAAAGCTGCAACCAAAACCACTGAGCCCCAGGAGTTCGCCCTCACCAAACCTAAACCGCGGCCTCTACCCATGCCCGAGCTCATCCCACAGCAGAAGAAATGCAAACCA GTACCAAGCAGCACCTACAAGGCTCCAAAGGAGATGCAGATAATAGAGGAGAATAAACAGAAGAACCATCAAAAGGCTCAG GAGCTTCTGTATGAAGCAAATATCAAACAGTTCAGATGTGGAAATCCACAGAAGTCTGAGCACAcaaag AGAGTGATGTCCAAGATTGAGGAAGACTTGGATTCAAGGCTCAAGCCTAATTCCTTTCATTCCCGTGGAGCTTCTTCTAGTAATAAG GCGGTCAGCTATCCAATCAAACTCAACAATGCAGCTATTCTAAGGAAGGAGGCACTGTATAAGCGttgggtggaggaggaggtcCAGAG AATTGAGCGGCTGGTGCAAGGGGAGCGCGATCCTTCATCTTTCCTGCAGTGGCAAAAGGAGATGCGTGAGAAGGACCTTCAGGAGCAGTTGCCCAAGATTGAGCGCCGACACCTGGAGGCATGCATCAGTGAACAGGAGGCAGCTCTGGCCCGCAAACGTATAATGGAGCGCAATCAGAAGGCTGCGCAGCTGAAGAAAGAAGAG ACAGCTCAGCTGATGCAAAGATATGCTGAGAAAAGGTTGCAAGAGGAAAAGGAAATAAGGGATCTGGTGCAACAAGTGGCAGATGGCCACAAGAATTCAAAGGCAGCTAAAGAGAAGTTACAGAAGCTGAAGCAAAGCATAG TGAAAGAAGTCTCCGAACAGAACCAGGAGCTGCTTCGTCAAGCATTGGAGGAAGCAGAGGCAGAGATGAGCCGCAAATTTGAAGTCATCCGAGAAATTCACTGCGTTGAGTCGCTTCCTCGCATGAATTTCAAGAAATTTGATGACACAGAC ACTGTAGGCCATGAGCTGCTGGGAGAAATGTCGCTGTATGAGACAAAGGAGCGGCTGGCCCGTCTGAAGAACAAGCAGCAAGCAGAGCAGGAGGAGAAACGAAAGCTCATCCTGGAGGAGAAGCAGAAACAGAAGCAGCAGCTGGTGGAGAAGCTGGATGCCATCAGCTTCCACAGCAGCGCCCTGGCACAAGCTACGGCCATCAG GAAAGCGGAGAGGAAAGCCGAGAAGGAATTCATTCAGCAGGTGGTGGCTCAGGATGAGACGGTTTTAGCTCTGAAGAAGATGCTTGAAGAGAAAAAGCAAGAACGTCAAAAGCTCAAGCAAACTGAAAGCAAAGTCAAAGCCCCTGAAcagacaggaggacacacaggGACACAGAGCCAG GCGAGTGTGAAAAGCTGGGAGGAGCTGGAGCAGAGCTTAACGCGCCTTGTAGAGAATTTTTCTTGA